A window of the Synechococcus sp. JA-3-3Ab genome harbors these coding sequences:
- a CDS encoding zinc-dependent alcohol dehydrogenase family protein, translated as MKAILMSVPGGPEVLQLQEVPDPQIRGERELRVRLKAAGVNPIDTKLRRRGTFYPEEMPAILGCDGAGVVEAVGSGVRQFRVGDEVYFCHGGLGREAGNYAELIVVDERFVAPKPRTLSFAEAAAAPLVLITAWEALYDRGRLQAGQKVLIHAGAGGVGHVAVQLARLRGCQVATTVSTPEKAEFVRLLGASLPIFYRQTDFVRAVLDWTEEEGVDLALDTLGGPVLEQTFPAVRVYGDLVTLLAPAPETDWRVARDRNLRVSFELMLTPMLKNLIVARQNQAEILRQCARLIDQGQLRIRLSHTFPLAEAAAAHRLLEQGSVLGKIALTISD; from the coding sequence ATGAAAGCCATCCTCATGAGCGTGCCGGGTGGGCCGGAGGTTTTGCAACTGCAGGAGGTGCCCGACCCGCAGATTCGCGGCGAGCGGGAGCTGCGTGTCCGCCTCAAGGCCGCCGGCGTCAACCCCATCGACACCAAGCTGCGGCGGCGAGGCACCTTCTACCCCGAGGAGATGCCGGCCATTTTGGGATGCGATGGCGCCGGCGTTGTAGAAGCCGTGGGATCTGGGGTCAGGCAGTTTCGGGTTGGGGACGAAGTTTACTTCTGCCACGGCGGCCTGGGCAGAGAGGCGGGGAACTACGCCGAGCTAATCGTGGTCGATGAGCGCTTCGTCGCTCCCAAGCCCAGAACCCTCAGCTTTGCCGAGGCTGCCGCCGCTCCCCTGGTGCTGATCACCGCCTGGGAAGCCCTCTACGACCGGGGACGGCTGCAGGCCGGCCAAAAGGTGCTCATCCACGCCGGGGCAGGGGGTGTTGGCCATGTGGCCGTCCAACTGGCCCGTCTGCGGGGATGCCAAGTGGCTACCACCGTGAGCACGCCGGAAAAGGCCGAGTTTGTCCGTTTGCTGGGGGCCAGCTTGCCCATCTTCTATCGCCAGACCGACTTTGTGCGGGCCGTTCTGGATTGGACGGAGGAGGAGGGAGTGGATCTTGCTCTCGATACCCTTGGCGGCCCAGTGCTGGAGCAGACCTTCCCTGCCGTGCGCGTGTACGGCGATCTCGTGACCCTGCTGGCGCCAGCTCCAGAGACCGATTGGCGGGTGGCCCGCGACCGCAACTTGCGAGTGAGCTTTGAGCTGATGCTCACCCCTATGCTGAAGAACCTCATCGTTGCTCGGCAAAACCAGGCGGAGATCCTCCGGCAGTGCGCCCGCCTCATCGACCAGGGCCAACTGCGCATCCGGCTCAGCCACACCTTTCCCCTGGCCGAAGCGGCTGCCGCTCACCGGCTGCTGGAACAGGGATCCGTTTTGGGCAAAATTGCCTTAACCATCTCCGACTAG
- a CDS encoding DMT family transporter, translating into MAQSGLFPQPIWQRLLMIAPFFLWGSAMVAMRDALSETTPLFMAILRLLPAGILVLAFRLWQGRASAASQPWHPQGLRGWLWVLAFALVDGTCFQGFLAQGLRETGAGLGSVLIDSQPLAVALMATWFYRERMGSLGWLSLGLGVVGISLIGLGGEGSLQVGAGVVWMLLASLSMAIGTVMMPKVAEVADPVLATGWHMVLGSLPLILLSALTESEQWQHLSGAHWLGLLYASVMGSAVAYALFFYFASQENLTEFSSLTFLTPIFALLFGSTFLGETLTPVQWVGVGITLVCVYVINHRQEWQERLRLAWPGILSELGLEFSTVEIRDGRPD; encoded by the coding sequence ATGGCGCAATCTGGCCTGTTTCCTCAGCCTATCTGGCAACGCCTGTTGATGATCGCCCCTTTTTTCCTGTGGGGCTCGGCGATGGTGGCCATGCGAGATGCCCTCTCCGAGACCACTCCTCTCTTCATGGCCATTCTGCGGCTGTTGCCAGCCGGGATCCTGGTTTTAGCCTTTCGGCTTTGGCAAGGGCGGGCCTCTGCGGCCTCTCAGCCCTGGCATCCCCAGGGGCTGCGGGGGTGGCTGTGGGTCTTGGCCTTTGCCCTGGTGGACGGCACCTGTTTTCAGGGATTTTTGGCGCAAGGGTTGAGAGAGACCGGCGCCGGGCTGGGATCCGTGCTGATCGACTCGCAGCCGCTGGCGGTGGCCCTGATGGCCACCTGGTTTTACCGGGAGCGGATGGGATCCCTGGGCTGGCTGAGTCTGGGGCTGGGCGTGGTCGGTATCAGCCTTATCGGCCTCGGCGGGGAAGGATCCCTGCAGGTGGGGGCCGGCGTGGTCTGGATGTTGCTGGCTTCCCTGTCGATGGCCATTGGCACCGTGATGATGCCGAAGGTGGCGGAGGTGGCGGATCCGGTGTTGGCGACAGGCTGGCACATGGTATTGGGCAGCCTGCCCTTGATCCTGCTCTCGGCGCTAACAGAAAGCGAGCAATGGCAGCACCTGAGCGGCGCCCACTGGCTGGGCCTGCTCTACGCTTCGGTGATGGGGAGCGCCGTGGCCTACGCCCTCTTCTTCTACTTCGCCTCTCAGGAAAATCTCACCGAATTCAGCTCCCTCACGTTTCTCACCCCCATCTTTGCCCTCCTCTTCGGCAGTACCTTCCTGGGCGAGACCCTGACGCCGGTGCAATGGGTGGGAGTGGGCATTACCCTGGTCTGCGTGTATGTCATCAACCACCGGCAGGAGTGGCAGGAGCGCCTGCGCCTGGCCTGGCCAGGGATCCTCTCGGAGCTGGGCCTGGAGTTCAGCACCGTCGAGATCCGCGATGGCCGACCCGACTAA
- a CDS encoding TIGR03943 family putative permease subunit, which yields MLLGSLLIVYRWRGTLLLLINPAYVNVALLAGLCLLGLGIGRWRGAKVAPSESHVSLLGSRLGAALLILTALLGFWVEPRPLSSQTALNRGVSPYLGASRSQPQAFRPKIDPRQRTLLDWVRTLDVYPDPYTYEGQPVQVQGFVVPDEQPDHFVIARFLVSCCAADAYPVGLPVRWPRSEELAPDSWLRLEGRMAVEQRDGQPQLVILADQVEPIPVPANPYADE from the coding sequence ATGCTCCTGGGGAGCCTGCTCATCGTCTACCGCTGGCGGGGCACCCTGCTGCTGTTGATTAACCCCGCCTATGTAAACGTGGCTCTGCTGGCCGGCCTGTGCCTGCTGGGCCTGGGGATTGGCCGGTGGCGGGGGGCCAAAGTCGCGCCCTCGGAAAGCCATGTCTCCCTGTTGGGGTCGCGCCTGGGGGCGGCGCTCTTGATCCTGACGGCGCTGCTGGGGTTTTGGGTCGAGCCCCGTCCCCTCTCCAGCCAGACGGCCCTCAACCGGGGGGTATCTCCCTATTTGGGTGCCTCTCGCAGCCAGCCGCAGGCTTTTCGTCCCAAGATTGATCCACGCCAGCGCACCCTGCTGGACTGGGTGCGCACCCTGGATGTCTACCCGGATCCCTATACCTATGAAGGCCAGCCGGTGCAGGTGCAGGGGTTCGTCGTTCCTGACGAGCAACCTGACCACTTTGTCATCGCTCGCTTTTTGGTGAGTTGCTGCGCTGCCGATGCCTACCCGGTCGGCTTGCCGGTGCGCTGGCCCCGCTCGGAGGAACTGGCTCCGGACAGTTGGCTGCGTCTGGAAGGGCGGATGGCCGTGGAGCAACGGGATGGCCAGCCTCAGTTGGTGATCCTGGCCGATCAGGTGGAGCCAATACCGGTGCCGGCCAATCCCTACGCCGACGAGTAG
- a CDS encoding photosystem I assembly protein Ycf3, with amino-acid sequence MPRSMKNDNFIDKTFTVMADLILKLMPGVSPEQKKAFAYYRDGMAAQSEGEYAEALENYREALALEQDDEDRSYILYNMGLIYQSNGELDKALEYYHQALELNPRLCSALNNIAVLLHHKGEQSLQAGDEETAEALFDEAAQYWIRAIRIAPNNYIEAQNWLKTTGRANLELY; translated from the coding sequence ATGCCGCGCAGCATGAAGAACGACAACTTCATCGACAAAACCTTCACCGTCATGGCTGACCTGATCCTGAAGCTGATGCCGGGGGTGAGTCCTGAGCAGAAGAAGGCCTTTGCCTACTACCGGGACGGCATGGCGGCCCAGAGCGAGGGAGAATATGCCGAGGCTCTAGAAAACTACCGAGAAGCCCTGGCCCTGGAGCAAGACGACGAAGACCGCAGCTACATCCTCTACAACATGGGCCTGATCTACCAGAGCAATGGCGAACTGGACAAAGCCCTGGAGTACTACCACCAGGCCCTGGAGCTGAACCCCCGCCTCTGTTCTGCCCTAAACAACATTGCCGTCTTGCTGCACCACAAGGGCGAGCAGAGCCTGCAGGCCGGGGATGAGGAGACGGCAGAGGCCCTGTTCGATGAGGCGGCTCAATACTGGATCCGCGCCATTCGCATTGCCCCCAACAACTACATCGAGGCGCAAAACTGGCTCAAGACCACGGGACGCGCCAACCTGGAGCTGTATTGA
- the truB gene encoding tRNA pseudouridine(55) synthase TruB, protein MGSLEGFLNLDKPAGLTSHDCVAVVRRVLRTRQVGHGGTLDPAATGVLPIAVGRATRFLAFLSGDKVYRATFRFGQRSDTDDAEGQIQVGSPCPELSREQVEECLREFVGEIWQVPPLYSAIKRQGKKLYELARAGAEAAELGLEPRRVVIRHLQILGWRSGEFPEVDLEIACGPGTYIRALARDVGEKLGCGGLMSRLRRLQSGPFRSEESLPLEQWQGSADPAAALLPIEWGFRSWNSVFLSPAEAQRWRQGQAIPLDPAQATAETLRVMSGEGEFLGLGHSQAGQLKPLRVLLPDP, encoded by the coding sequence ATGGGATCCCTGGAGGGCTTTCTCAACCTGGATAAGCCGGCCGGGCTCACCTCCCACGACTGTGTGGCGGTGGTGCGGCGGGTCTTGCGCACCCGCCAGGTGGGGCATGGCGGCACTTTGGATCCGGCGGCAACGGGAGTTCTGCCCATTGCCGTGGGGCGGGCGACGCGCTTTTTGGCGTTTTTGTCGGGGGACAAGGTCTATCGGGCCACCTTTCGCTTTGGGCAGCGCAGCGACACCGACGATGCCGAGGGGCAGATCCAGGTGGGATCCCCTTGTCCGGAGCTGAGCCGCGAGCAGGTGGAGGAATGTCTGCGGGAGTTTGTCGGCGAGATCTGGCAGGTGCCGCCTCTTTACAGCGCCATCAAGCGGCAGGGGAAAAAGCTCTACGAGCTGGCCCGGGCCGGGGCAGAGGCGGCAGAACTGGGGCTGGAGCCGCGGAGAGTAGTGATTCGACACCTGCAGATCTTGGGCTGGCGCTCTGGCGAGTTCCCGGAAGTGGATCTGGAGATCGCCTGTGGCCCCGGCACCTACATCCGCGCCCTCGCCCGCGACGTGGGGGAGAAATTGGGCTGCGGAGGCTTGATGAGCCGCCTGCGACGGCTGCAAAGTGGCCCTTTTCGCAGCGAAGAGAGCCTGCCCCTGGAGCAGTGGCAGGGATCCGCCGATCCCGCTGCTGCCCTGTTGCCGATTGAGTGGGGATTTCGCAGTTGGAACTCAGTATTCTTATCTCCGGCTGAGGCGCAGCGCTGGCGACAAGGTCAGGCCATTCCTCTGGATCCGGCTCAGGCCACTGCCGAGACCCTGCGGGTCATGAGCGGAGAGGGAGAATTTTTGGGCTTGGGGCACAGCCAAGCAGGTCAGCTCAAGCCGCTGCGGGTGTTGCTGCCGGATCCCTAG
- a CDS encoding chlororespiratory reduction protein 7, producing the protein MREERQQPETMADPEPELLRAANHYVLLIPGLPEQFLTPEELQEFLVRLLQEHPHLVDADLARYPTPQAQAQRLIDTACEVEVSPGETVQWHPVRLRKRSSASSRPGQHPA; encoded by the coding sequence ATGAGGGAAGAAAGACAGCAACCCGAAACCATGGCAGACCCGGAGCCAGAACTGCTGCGTGCTGCCAACCACTACGTGCTGCTGATCCCGGGCCTGCCAGAGCAATTTCTCACCCCCGAGGAATTGCAGGAGTTCCTTGTGCGGCTGTTGCAGGAGCACCCCCATCTGGTGGATGCAGATCTGGCCCGCTATCCCACCCCTCAAGCCCAGGCGCAACGGCTCATCGACACGGCCTGTGAGGTGGAGGTCTCCCCTGGCGAAACCGTGCAGTGGCATCCTGTACGCCTGCGCAAGCGCTCCTCAGCTTCTTCTCGCCCCGGCCAGCATCCGGCTTGA
- a CDS encoding primary-amine oxidase translates to MICELPRSPQSAPHDSERYRHRPSRGSASRLEWPSHPLDPLNGEEIREVVKILRQERPLASRCRFVTIQLQEPERPWMEAWQPGQPWDRQAFAVLLDPAEGSTYEAVVSLSRQQVCSWQLVPGMQPPLLDDEVYACDRLLKADPQFLAALQRRGIADVERVMVDYWTVGYFGIPEEEGRRLVRGLCFLRTSPYDNGYARPIEGLYPWIDLNQMQVVKVEDRGPWPLPPEDGNFDEIFFKEFRQDLKPLEITQPQGVSFQVEGHHIRWQKWDLRISFNPREGLVLHQVGYEDQGRLRPILYRASVAEMVVPYGDPRDPHCRKNAFDVGEYGIGMQANSLRLGCDCLGEIYYFDAWLPSNSGEPMLLKNAICMHEEDFGVLWKHTDWRTERAQVRRSRRLVLSFFTTIGNYDYGFFWYFYQDGTLEFEAKLTGIINTCATLPGEEPEFGVLVAPQLSGLNHQHFFTVRLDMAVDGPGNSLYEVHAEPLPPGPDNPYGNAFRARSTLLKTEQEAKQTVDPLRGRYWKIVNPNRHNRLGQPVAYKLMPGENVQLLAHPDSWLYRRAGYLAHHLWATPYHPGEKFPAGNYPNQHPGGEGLVQWTQANRSLENTRLVLWYSFGCNHFPRTEDWPVMPVSYIGFMLKPLGFFECNPALDVPPPPPKIKGCCSLSHSNQQ, encoded by the coding sequence GTGATTTGTGAACTTCCGCGAAGTCCTCAGTCTGCTCCGCACGATTCGGAGCGCTATCGACATCGCCCGTCGAGGGGCTCTGCTTCCCGGCTGGAGTGGCCCAGCCACCCTCTGGATCCCCTAAATGGCGAAGAAATCCGGGAAGTGGTCAAAATCCTGCGTCAGGAGCGCCCTCTTGCTTCCCGCTGCCGCTTCGTCACCATCCAACTGCAGGAGCCGGAGCGGCCTTGGATGGAAGCGTGGCAGCCGGGCCAGCCCTGGGATCGGCAGGCGTTTGCGGTGCTGTTGGATCCCGCCGAGGGCAGCACGTATGAGGCGGTGGTCTCCCTCTCCCGGCAGCAGGTGTGCTCTTGGCAGCTCGTCCCCGGCATGCAGCCGCCCCTTTTGGACGATGAGGTGTACGCCTGCGACCGCCTGCTCAAGGCGGATCCCCAATTCCTGGCCGCCCTGCAGCGGCGGGGCATTGCCGATGTGGAGCGGGTGATGGTGGACTACTGGACGGTGGGCTACTTTGGGATCCCGGAAGAAGAGGGGCGGCGTCTGGTGCGGGGCCTGTGTTTCCTGCGCACTTCTCCTTACGACAATGGCTATGCCCGTCCCATCGAGGGCCTCTACCCCTGGATCGACCTCAACCAAATGCAGGTCGTCAAGGTGGAGGATCGCGGCCCCTGGCCTCTGCCCCCGGAAGATGGCAATTTCGACGAGATCTTCTTCAAAGAGTTTCGCCAAGATTTGAAGCCTTTGGAAATTACCCAGCCCCAAGGGGTGAGCTTCCAGGTGGAAGGCCATCACATCCGCTGGCAGAAGTGGGATCTGCGCATCAGCTTTAACCCCCGCGAGGGGCTGGTGCTGCATCAGGTGGGCTATGAGGATCAGGGCCGGCTTCGTCCTATCCTCTACCGCGCTTCGGTAGCCGAGATGGTGGTGCCCTACGGCGATCCCCGCGATCCCCACTGCCGCAAGAACGCCTTTGACGTGGGGGAATACGGCATCGGCATGCAGGCCAATTCCCTGCGCCTGGGCTGCGACTGCCTGGGGGAGATCTACTACTTCGATGCCTGGCTGCCCAGCAACAGCGGCGAGCCCATGCTCCTCAAAAACGCCATCTGCATGCACGAAGAAGACTTCGGCGTGCTCTGGAAGCACACCGACTGGCGCACGGAGCGAGCCCAGGTGCGGCGCTCGCGGCGGCTGGTGCTCTCTTTCTTTACCACCATCGGCAACTACGACTACGGCTTTTTCTGGTACTTTTACCAGGATGGCACCCTGGAGTTCGAGGCCAAGCTCACCGGCATTATCAACACCTGCGCCACCCTGCCGGGGGAGGAGCCGGAATTTGGCGTCTTGGTGGCGCCGCAGCTCTCTGGTCTCAACCACCAGCACTTTTTCACCGTTCGCCTGGACATGGCGGTGGATGGGCCGGGCAACTCCCTCTACGAAGTGCATGCCGAGCCGCTGCCGCCGGGGCCGGATAACCCCTACGGAAACGCCTTCCGCGCCCGCTCCACCCTGCTCAAAACCGAGCAGGAAGCTAAGCAAACGGTGGATCCCTTGCGGGGGCGCTACTGGAAGATTGTCAACCCCAACCGCCACAATCGCCTGGGGCAGCCGGTGGCCTACAAACTGATGCCGGGGGAAAACGTCCAGCTTTTGGCCCACCCCGACTCTTGGCTGTACCGACGGGCAGGATACCTGGCCCACCACCTCTGGGCCACGCCCTACCATCCCGGCGAGAAGTTCCCAGCAGGGAACTACCCCAACCAACATCCCGGTGGCGAAGGGCTGGTGCAATGGACGCAAGCGAACCGCTCCCTGGAAAACACCCGCCTGGTGCTCTGGTATAGCTTTGGCTGCAATCACTTCCCCCGCACCGAGGACTGGCCAGTGATGCCGGTTAGCTACATCGGCTTTATGCTCAAGCCCCTGGGCTTCTTTGAGTGCAACCCGGCTTTGGATGTGCCCCCGCCTCCGCCAAAGATCAAAGGCTGCTGCAGCTTGAGTCATTCCAACCAGCAGTGA
- the apcB gene encoding allophycocyanin subunit beta, with protein MRDAVTTLIKTYDLAGRYLDRNAMDALKAFYDSGLRRIQAVQVINLNSVDIVKTAAAAMFAQVPDLIRPGGNAYTTRRYATCLRDMDYFLRYASYALVAADTSILDERVLAGLRETYNSLGVPIAPTVIGIQNMKQRTLELLGSDEDYSFVAEPFDYMSAKLSETDI; from the coding sequence ATGCGGGATGCCGTAACCACACTGATCAAAACCTATGACCTGGCCGGCCGCTACTTGGATCGGAATGCCATGGACGCGCTCAAGGCCTTTTACGATTCGGGTCTGCGGCGCATCCAGGCCGTGCAGGTGATTAACCTCAACTCGGTGGACATTGTCAAGACGGCTGCTGCGGCCATGTTTGCCCAGGTGCCGGATCTAATCCGTCCGGGCGGCAACGCCTATACCACCCGCCGCTACGCCACCTGTTTGCGGGATATGGACTACTTCCTGCGCTACGCTTCCTACGCCCTGGTGGCCGCTGATACCAGCATCTTGGACGAGCGCGTCCTGGCTGGTCTGCGGGAAACCTACAACTCCCTGGGGGTGCCGATTGCCCCGACAGTGATCGGGATCCAGAACATGAAGCAGCGCACCCTGGAGCTGCTCGGCTCCGACGAGGATTACAGCTTTGTGGCCGAGCCCTTCGATTACATGAGCGCTAAACTCAGCGAAACCGACATCTAA
- the gatC gene encoding Asp-tRNA(Asn)/Glu-tRNA(Gln) amidotransferase subunit GatC, whose translation MLTREEVQHVAHLARLELTEEEEIQFTEQLADILAYVEQLKELDTEGVEPTFHVLDAELPTRPDQVEPYPNIEGILANAPDRADMFFKVPRILEGED comes from the coding sequence ATGCTGACACGAGAAGAGGTGCAACATGTTGCCCACCTGGCGCGGCTGGAGCTTACGGAAGAAGAGGAAATCCAGTTTACCGAGCAACTGGCCGATATCTTGGCCTACGTGGAGCAACTGAAAGAACTGGATACGGAAGGGGTAGAGCCCACCTTTCATGTGCTGGATGCGGAGCTGCCCACTCGCCCCGACCAAGTGGAGCCCTACCCCAATATCGAAGGGATCCTGGCCAACGCCCCTGACCGGGCAGACATGTTCTTCAAGGTGCCCCGCATTTTGGAAGGGGAAGACTGA
- the trpS gene encoding tryptophan--tRNA ligase, with protein sequence MAKPRTLSGIQPSGELHLGNYLGAIKNWVAEQERYENFFCIVDQHAITVPQDPKLLRERTRSLFALYLACGLSLEHCVLFVQSHVPAHTELAWLFTTITPMNWAERMIQYKEKKEKQGEETSVGLFSYPILQAADILLYQPKYVPVGEDQRQHIELCRDIARRFNDRFGEVFVIPEALIRPQGARIMSLTDGTRKMSKSDPSDFSRIHLLDDPDTIRKKIQKCKTDSIRGIAFDDPARPEAHNLLTIYMLTSGKSKEEVAAECAEMGWGQFKPLLADSIIATLEPIQKRYRELSSDPDYLHGLMRENAAKARAVAEQTLQKARDAMGFLPP encoded by the coding sequence ATGGCCAAGCCGCGCACGCTTTCTGGAATCCAGCCCTCCGGCGAGTTGCACCTGGGCAATTACTTGGGGGCCATTAAAAACTGGGTGGCCGAGCAGGAGCGCTACGAGAACTTCTTCTGCATTGTGGATCAACATGCCATTACTGTGCCCCAGGATCCCAAGCTGCTGAGGGAGCGCACCCGTTCTTTGTTTGCTCTCTACCTGGCCTGTGGCCTCAGCCTGGAGCACTGTGTGCTGTTTGTGCAGTCCCACGTGCCCGCCCACACGGAGCTGGCCTGGCTGTTCACCACCATCACCCCTATGAACTGGGCGGAGCGCATGATCCAGTACAAGGAAAAAAAAGAGAAGCAGGGAGAGGAAACGAGTGTTGGCCTGTTCAGCTACCCGATTTTGCAGGCAGCGGATATTCTCCTCTACCAGCCCAAGTATGTGCCGGTAGGGGAGGATCAGCGGCAGCACATCGAGCTGTGTCGGGACATTGCCCGCCGCTTTAACGACCGCTTTGGGGAGGTGTTTGTGATCCCAGAGGCGCTGATTCGCCCGCAGGGGGCGCGGATCATGAGCTTGACCGATGGCACCCGCAAAATGTCTAAGTCGGATCCCTCGGATTTCAGCCGCATTCACTTGCTAGACGACCCCGACACGATCCGCAAGAAGATCCAAAAATGCAAGACCGACTCGATTCGGGGCATTGCCTTCGACGACCCGGCACGCCCGGAGGCCCACAATTTGCTGACGATCTACATGCTCACCTCCGGCAAAAGCAAGGAGGAGGTGGCGGCTGAGTGCGCCGAGATGGGATGGGGACAGTTCAAGCCCCTCCTCGCCGACAGCATTATCGCCACCCTGGAGCCCATTCAAAAGCGCTACCGGGAGCTCTCGAGTGACCCCGACTACCTCCACGGGCTGATGCGGGAAAATGCCGCCAAGGCCCGTGCCGTGGCCGAGCAAACCCTCCAAAAAGCGCGGGATGCCATGGGGTTTCTGCCCCCCTAG